Proteins from one Malaya genurostris strain Urasoe2022 chromosome 2, Malgen_1.1, whole genome shotgun sequence genomic window:
- the LOC131429131 gene encoding uncharacterized protein LOC131429131, whose amino-acid sequence MQILVQILICVTLITLLVFVSTESESEFRTVGKRNRQVDADGDVDVRYDQRQTNGETNIRLHVKNFQIQVPESSLSTLKATSMAAMLRSSILKLFGIPNQESNQPSLTNQESTEQEPQQGMQSNSMLQINGNNLPAKFFLEISDFLMNNHDNDAVDDKRVESNHKKNAELYATEEIKIERLENVNNTKNETITISKKRYHNGLEGPKSPVNQTVFETTNTENKFSNNVTHNHTEKEDRFQQTRPIRLETVVMQVKSATDGNPKTLREKVIWRMDGVNNDNDKKKNVVQLWIKMACLKLLVLFCVIVMIDGIFLSNLNSSCFRCICEASTGCSSRLQCGQGYCGPFSISRAYWIDAGKVVKTQDDPNRWGAYEDCANQYECATKIMTQYMEKYGKDCNNDGLVDCVDYAMLHINGGPTCHLPVNSDFGRKLDNCLQKSRRQQNSRRMNFFG is encoded by the exons ATGCAGATTTTAGTACAGATTTTAATTTGTGTTACCTTGATCACATTACTCGTATTCGTATCGACTGAAAGTGAATCTGAATTCCGaacggttggaaaaagaaatcgacAGGTCGACGCCGACGGAGATGTTGACGTGAGGTATGATCAGAGACAAACAAACGGCGAAACAAACATTCGGCTGCATGttaaaaatttccaaattcAAGTACCGGAATCGTCATTAAGCACACTCAAAGCCACAAGCATGGCAGCTATGCTTCGTAGTTCCATACTGAAATTGTTTGGAATTCCAAATCAAGAAAGCAATCAACCAAGTTTAACCAATCAAGAGAGTACGGAACAGGAACCACAGCAGGGAATGCAATCAAACTCAATGCTTCAAATCAACGGGAATAATCTACCGGCCAAGTTTTTTCTTGAGATTAGTGACTTTTTGATGAACAACCATGATAATGATGCGGTTGACGATAAACGGGTAGAGTCCAATCACAAGAAAAATGCGGAACTATATGCAACAGAAGAAATCAAAATAGAGCGATTGGAAaatgtgaataatacgaaaaatgAAACAATAACAATAAGTAAAAAGCGGTACCACAATGGATTGGAGGGACCGAAAAGTCCTGTGAACCAGACGGTGTTTGAGACGACTAACACGGAGAACAAGTTTAGCAACAATGTGACACATAACCATACGGAGAAAGAGGATCGCTTTCAGCAGACGCGTCCCATTCGGCTGGAAACGGTAGTGATGCAGGTCAAATCGGCTACCGACGGAAATCCGAAAACGCTACGCGAGAAGGTTATTTGGCGAATGGATGGTGTGAATAATGACAATGATAAGAAGAAGAAC GTAGTGCAATTGTGGATTAAGATGGCCTGTCTAAAGTTGTTGGTTCTGTTTTGCGTAATCGTTATGATCGACGGAATCTTCCTTTCGAACCTAAACTCTTCGTGCTTCCGTTGCATTTGCGAAGCATCAACCGGTTGTAGCAGTCGATTGCAGTGTGGACAAGGA TATTGTGGACCTTTCTCAATTTCGCGTGCGTATTGGATCGATGCGGGCAAAGTAGTGAAAACACAAGATGATCCGAACCGATGGGGTGCGTACGAAGACTGTGCAAATCAGTATGAGTGTGCGACGAAAATTATGACGCAGTACATGGAGAAATATGGTAAAGATTGCAACAATGATGGATTGGTAGACTGTGTCGATTATGCAATGCTGCATATCAATGGCGGTCCTACTTGCCATCTACCAGTCAATTCAGATTTCGGAAGAAAGTTGGACAATTGCTTACAGAAAAGCCGTCGTCAGCAGAATAGTAGAAGAATGAATTTCTTCGGATAG
- the LOC131432487 gene encoding uncharacterized protein LOC131432487, with translation MCKYTNGLFWITVFIAITLVGGSPVLTYDDDYDSAEDDYDVVFDQRQNGTENVRVSVDGIVIAVPAPPAQSDISTLAGAAFLEVLNAQLATLDNDSSDEETNVPSSTTTTTTTTTTTSAPLTYQDQLIPVNLLGQSLSFLFNKGAEIPIKFASQLSPLRVSKPTLMLIGKDEDDSHDTTGEDETEPEGESQKKDSKHKRRYKLKMASLLKPLLQKSYAG, from the exons ATGTGCAAATACACAAACGGGTTGTTTTGGATTACAGTGTTTATAGCAATCACATTGGTCGGTGGTTCACCGGTGCTGACTTATGATGATGACTACGATAGTGCTGAGGACGACTACGATGTAGTCTTCGATCAGCGTCAGAATGGAACGGAGAATGTACGCGTGTCCGTTGATGGGATTGTGATTGCCGTTCCCGCGCCACCGGCTCAATCAGACATCAGTACGCTGGCAGGAGCAGCGTTTTTAGAGGTACTAAATGCACAGTTGGCCACTTTGGACAATGATAGCTCGGATGAAGAAACTAATGTTCCAAGTAGTACAACAACGACCACCACCACGACGACTACGACATCCGCTCCCCTAACCTACCAGGATCAGTTGATCCCGGTGAACCTGTTGGGACAAAGTTTGTCATTTCTTTTCAATAAAGGAGCTGAAATACCGATCAAGTTCGCATCTCAACTCAGTCCTTTAAGAGTCAGTAAGCCTACACTGATGCTAATTGGGAAAGACGAAGATGATAGTCACGATACCACGGGCGAGGACGAAACGGAACCTGAGGGTGAATCTCagaaaaaagattcaaaacacAAGCGGAG GTACAAACTTAAAATGGCCAGCCTACTGAAACCTTTACTGCAAAAATCGTACGCGGGTTAA